One segment of Mycobacterium spongiae DNA contains the following:
- a CDS encoding F0F1 ATP synthase subunit B/delta, with product MSTFLGQLVGFAAIVYLVWRFVVPLVRRLMSARQDTVRQQLADSAAAADRLAEASQAHSKALADAKSEALRVVEEAKADAERITEQLQAQADVEAERIKVQGARQVELLRAQLTRRLRLEFGHESVRQARELVSSHVGDPARQSATVDRFLDELDAMAPAAAEVEYPLLTRMRSASRRALVDLVAQFDTFAKSLDNLGLSALAADLTSVARLLGREVVVTRYLTVPAEDAAPRVRLIERLVSGRVGAPTLDVLRAAVSQRWSANSDLIDAIEHVARRALLELAEREGQVDEVEEQLFRFSRVLDAQPRLAILLGDYSVAAEGRVQLLRNVLERASSGVNPIAVALLSQTVELLRGQPAEEAVLFLAEVAVARRGEVVAQVSAAAELSAGQRTRLVDVLRRIYGHPVAVQLRIDPTLLGGLSIAVSDEVIDGTLSSRLAAAEAQLPD from the coding sequence GGCAGTTGGTCGGGTTCGCGGCCATCGTGTATTTGGTGTGGCGCTTCGTCGTGCCGTTGGTGCGGCGTCTGATGTCGGCTCGACAGGACACGGTGCGCCAGCAGTTGGCCGATTCGGCGGCGGCCGCCGATCGGCTGGCGGAGGCGAGCCAGGCACATTCCAAGGCGCTAGCGGACGCAAAGTCGGAGGCGCTGCGGGTGGTCGAGGAAGCCAAGGCCGACGCCGAGCGAATCACAGAGCAGCTGCAGGCCCAGGCCGATGTCGAAGCCGAGCGCATCAAAGTGCAGGGCGCACGCCAGGTCGAGCTGCTGCGCGCGCAGCTGACTCGTCGGTTGCGGCTGGAATTCGGCCACGAATCCGTGCGCCAAGCAAGGGAATTAGTGAGCAGTCACGTTGGGGACCCAGCGCGGCAGTCGGCCACGGTCGATCGCTTTCTGGATGAACTCGACGCGATGGCACCTGCCGCGGCGGAAGTGGAATACCCGCTGTTGACCAGGATGCGATCGGCCAGTCGCCGTGCGCTGGTGGACCTGGTGGCTCAGTTCGACACGTTCGCCAAGAGCCTGGACAATCTCGGTCTGTCCGCTCTTGCCGCCGACCTGACGTCGGTGGCGAGACTGTTGGGCCGCGAGGTTGTTGTCACCAGGTACCTGACGGTACCGGCCGAAGACGCCGCGCCGAGGGTCCGGTTGATTGAGCGGCTGGTGTCCGGCAGGGTCGGCGCCCCCACGCTCGATGTGCTGCGCGCGGCCGTATCGCAGCGGTGGTCGGCCAACTCCGACCTGATCGATGCCATTGAGCATGTGGCGCGTCGGGCGTTGTTGGAACTCGCTGAACGTGAGGGTCAGGTCGATGAGGTCGAGGAGCAGCTGTTCCGGTTCTCCCGGGTGCTGGATGCGCAGCCGCGGCTTGCCATCCTCTTGGGTGACTACTCTGTTGCGGCCGAAGGCCGAGTCCAGTTGCTGCGCAACGTGCTCGAGCGCGCCAGTAGCGGCGTCAACCCGATCGCGGTTGCGTTGCTGTCCCAGACCGTCGAGCTGTTGCGCGGTCAACCCGCCGAGGAGGCGGTGCTGTTCTTGGCCGAAGTCGCGGTGGCGCGCCGCGGCGAGGTCGTCGCGCAGGTCAGCGCGGCAGCGGAACTCAGCGCCGGCCAGCGCACCCGCCTGGTCGACGTGCTTCGCCGCATCTACGGTCACCCGGTGGCCGTGCAGCTGCGGATCGATCCCACGTTGCTCGGCGGGCTCTCGATTGCCGTCAGTGACGAGGTGATCGACGGTACGCTCTCGTCTCGTCTGGCTGCGGCCGAGGCGCAATTGCCCGACTGA